gtattatagctataaaatccctataaaatcgtgacaagtgtgttataaaaaaaatttgaatatgtagtctgaaaaAGACCTTTCATAattgattatgtaaaaaaaaattttcaggctTGCTTAttttagcaaatatttcttgggtttaaggcaataaataacaaattaagtttgataaattttctccctgatctttgtcagagcatcttcagatcataactaaaaacgtctttcaaaatgcatgtacaaaatgttaaaaaattctcttgataaaataaaatgtataaaaatcgtttattaacaataaaagtcgttaaaaattatagtatgttttcccaaatttcagataatcgtcttatttcatcttttttgttcaataaatccgatttgtgttgtttaatcgctaatgcctctttaaattttcttttattaaaattgttttccctatagagaatttctattttctcaaagttcatttcgtgttttgtttcttttatgtgTTTGGACATTCCAGAGACGTTTTCTTTATCGTTTTTTgcgccatttttgtgttcttttattcGTGTTGTCAACTTCCTTCCTGTTTCTTCTATGTAATATTTTCCACAATCTCCACACGTTACTTATATACAACACCTGATTCATTGTCTTGGTTTccgtttttcaatattttgttgccttttacaacattttttagcgctttgtttttcgtatgtgttaattttacattaaatttctTGCATACTCTGGCGATTTGTTCTGAGATGCCTTTTTCATAGGGTAAAAACAATCGAATTGAATTTGTGTCGTCATCTGTCTGGTTTCTTCCATTACATTCTTTgtttaatgtttcttttatcGTTTTTGTTACGATGTTCTTGTCAAACTCATTTAATTGCAtagttttttgtatataattcaaTTCTTCTTTGAGGTCTGTTTCTTCTGTGCAATTGCTTATTCattgcttattttgtttttattgttcatcaattttcaggtttattatttttcctttaaaattgttcttatagagaaatgaattttatgtaagttaagttagctatgatttacagtttcaataataatcaaaaattaaattttaaaattttagaatattcaatgattttgttccccaatattactcagtcctcttcaaagttcagtaaTTTTTCAGATTCTTGCTAATGgcgaaaatttttaaaccgcagggctttttgtttgcttttattttaattgatataattttgcacattatttttatttaaaactctttttcctAATCCTGAACTTGAGAGCGATCTTTTTAAACCCAGTGTTATAATCTTAAAATGTCTTCCAGTAAGTTTTTAATGACACTTTAAATTAACCTATTTAATATCGGTGATGTTTTGATGGTTATCAACTCATCTTAAGTTATAGCAATGCTGTTTGCATTTCAGGCAGGAATGTAACATAGTTATAGTTAAAGTGGAGGAAGAATTAACTGTTAGAATGGAGTCCCCAAGGACATAAAACTTCCTGTTACTTACTTATATACAACTTGTACCACACTATGAATTATTGTGCCCCATTTTCTATATTTAGGAAGGTGCTTTTGCACTTGTGTTTAAGAGCTGCCAATTTCCAAATCAATGTGTAGCTACAAGAAGAGGAAGTCCATTGTTGATTGGTGTAAAAAGTGACAAGCCTATAACTGTTGACCAAATACCCGTACTGTCAAGTCAAAAATGTCCCACAGGTATAGACAACATTATTTCAAATATCTTTTTGTGTTTTGATGTCATTAAACATACAAGACGAACAATGCGTAGTGTATGGAATTTACCCAGCATTAttacaatattttaaaattatttcactatagtgaaaaatattgctataCCCGCTTTATAAATCATCCATATTATTTTACAAGTTTAAACTCTTGGCTAATTTAGAACTTGCATCAGATGAAAGATCAACAATTGAATATTCTTCCACTACTCAAAACTTTTGTGTTGCCGATGACGAATCTGGCATGGAATATTTCTTTGCTTCAGATGCAAGGTACAATTTTATCTGTTGAAATGCTGTTAGTTGTTCCTTCCTTCTCTGACAAAGTCTTGAAAATGTTCTCAAGGCGATATTAATCGAATCATAAAACTTTTTTGGCATGTTTCCTTTTTTGTAAGGAAGTAGGAAGTCtcccctgagacttgtagtataaaATTAGACATggtttcttttatttagtgccATTGTAGAGCATACAAAGAGAGTTATATTTCTTGAAGATGGTGATCTTGCATGGGTTAAAAATGGAAGTAAGTTTTTACTAAgtttaattttagtttttcaAGTTTacaattgcattttttttttaaataattcttaccttacactgaaattttttttaccttaacaCCAATCAATTCAACATTGTTGTATTAATTTTTATGCTATACTTTTTATCCTCAACAGATCTTCAAATTGCACGCATGAACAACTCGACACCACCTACACGTGATGTGCAAACATTGCAGATTGAAATTCAAGAACTCATGAAGGGTTAGTTAAGGATAAAATGATGATAATGTACAAGTTTGATTGGTCGAAACTTTCGATACTTTTGtctaatctctttaataatagccgtattttgtctgtctgtccgcgatatataaaagacgggcgaccccgtggatttttccacgggttaacggctagtctatattataatacctgtatgcgtctgtctgtccagcaaaatggtaaccacagTAGCAAGACACACTATTAAggatgggcgaacccgtggataaatccacgggttaacgactagtatactAAAATGCAACCGTAATAAATTGTCGTTATGGTTTGAGActattattattccaaatattAATACAGGATATAggcacttcagtgttggaaacactgttattaatgtgggtcctgtgtttgggatgtatacattaagtatacaccggtaatacctacccaatttccctcacatggcatggttgacccgtagctgtggtaaagacacttgctaaacatgcctgcTCTGTAGactgaaccacggaccttgtgattgcgaAGTGAACTCCATACATAATAGCTAAAACGTGTATAGGTGTTGATTACATAATGGTGTTGTTAACTTAACAGTTATTCTCTCTTTTTTCACAGGAAGCTATAGTACGTTTATGCAAAAGGAGATCATGGAACAACCAGAAAGTGTCTACAATACGATGCGTGGAAGAGTTAACTTTGAACAAAATAAAGTTATTCTTGGAGGGTTGGTGTCTCACATGGATTATATCAAGCGGTGTCGTCGGTTAATCTTCATAGCATGTGGAACAAGCTACCACAGTGCTGTTGCGGTATGTTATCTGGTTATAACTTCTAGAAAATACTTTAATAGCAGGACTTTTTGtcgcaaaattttataaaattcgcGATAATTTTTTTCGCGATAATATACCTCAGTGAATCGCATAGGTAAGTTAATATGCTTAGTTCGCAATTACTTGTCGGATAAACTGTTGTTTAAATGTAGGTTTATTTTGTGGGAATCACCTCATTAGAAAGTCCGTAGAAGTTTATTCTCACGGATTAAACAAAAACCTCtttgtgaaaatttaattttgcgaaagtTGCAAAAAATTCGTTGCAGAATTGACGTTTGCAAATGGTATGGGAGATTCCGAATagtacatttttatttaaattgcagAATTTGAGAATCTGAGATAGTAGCTAACTGTGGATGTTTTTTTCTCGTTCACACTTTTGCTTTATCGTTTCCATGGTTATCAGTTTTAGAAAAGTAAATTCTTTCTAGAAAACTCCAGAAATTTCTGGAATTTTGACGAAGTGTTGAAGACGTCCTGAATTTTTTCTGGAAAGTAATTTGATTTTTGCAATTCGAAATGCTTACAACTACATAAATAATTTCTCTGATAagtaatcaaatattttttttaaatactgaaATTCCTGGACATTTAGCAGGGTTGAAGTTTTGTTCCTGAAATGGCATAAAGAGTCAATAGCTTTTGTcctgaaaaaaaaaggaaatgtctTGAAATTTCCTGGaatcttgtttttaattttctgcgTTTATCACGGTTTCCCATGAAAGTGTTAAGCACCAAGCAGCCTATGCTAAACTTTGAATTTGAACtaaatatcattttttatttttttagaccaGACAACTTTTGGAAGAACTAACTGAGTTGCCAGTTATGGTGGAACTTGCCAGTGATTTCCTAGACAGAAATACGCCCATTTTTCGTGATGATGTATGCTTCTTCATAAGTCAGTCAGGTGTGAAATTTAATAGTTTGAAGAATCAGGGCAGGGGGTTACATCGCAGGGTCATGTTTGTGTTAATTTAAAGTGTGCGTTCACCTTTACATGTCGTGTTAAGGATTTATGGACGTAGCACAATAAGTTTGAAGGGCTTTCCTTTCACTTAGATCTCTTATAACAacttttttgtgacttttctATTTCTCAATTGCTATTTTCTGTGTACAGGCGAAACAGCTGATACCCTGATGGCTCTTCGATACTGTAAATCTCGTGGCGCGCTTCTTGTTGGTATCACTAACACAGTAGGGAGCAGCATATCTCGTGAAACCATGTGTGGTGTTCACATCAACGCTGGACCAGAGATCGGTGTGGCCAGTACGAAAGCCTATACCAGTCAGTTTCTTGCTCTTGTCATGTTCGGAGTGATGATGGCTGAAGATAGAATCTCTAAACAAGACCGTGTTCGAGATATCATACAAGCTTTGAAAACGTTCCCAGGTAATACAGAATTTCACCTGTCTTTGGAGCTCTTTTATCTTGTATATAAAATTGGTAGCCTTCAGATATCAGTCTTTACCAGCAACGGTCTtcaactgaagaggctatcctgggtagaaacaatttttttaatctttattgCAGAAAAAGTATCTGAGGTCTTAAAGTTAGACGAGGAAATTCACAAAATTGCTGAACGCATTTGTAACCAAAAGAGCTTGCTAATGATGGGTCGTGGTTACCAGTTTGCAACCTGTTTAGAAGGCGCGTTGGTAAGTGTCTTTTCCTTCTtcagattttgattttcagccAAATCAATGATTTAATACTGATACGTTAAGTAtctcattttttgttgtttagaaagttaaagaaataACGTACATGCATTCAGAGGGGATTCTAGCTGGAGAATTAAAACACGGTCCGCTAGCTTTGGTTGATAAAGACATGCCAGTGTTGATGATAGCATTAAGGGATAAAACTTATGACGTGAGCTTACCTTGTATTTGTCCTTGTTTGTCAGTTAATTGTCTGCCGTCATGCGCTAGAATACACATTTGTCAACAGCATTCCGCAATCTGTTGTTGCATTACAACTTTACATTACAAAGGTACACTTTGGTGCAACCATAACCATTGTCAGCAaagtatttttgtgttttgaacTTAGCTtttcctttatttaaaaagacaaCAACAAATAATTGGAAATtaacatttagaaaaaaatttgcgcAGGAAGTTTTTAAATGTCGTCTTATCTTTTGTAGGTAGCATGTAGTGTGTGTATGGTAGTGACCCTTCTTATTCCCAGACAATCCTTGCTAAGTTGTGACTTGTGCGTAAATTATTTTCTAGAAATGTATGAACGCATTGCAGCAAGTGCTTGCTCGGAAAGGTCGACCTATCATCATTTGTTCGAAAGGGGacgaagaaacaaaaaaacatggcTACGCTAGTTTGGAGATTCCAACAGTACCAGATTGTTTAGCTGGTGTTCTTACAGTCATCCCGCTTCAACTTCTTTCCTTTCACTTAGCTGTTTTAAGAGGATACGACGTAAGCtcctgtttgtttttgttttcttgttaACATGATttcaatatttcaatttttacgcCATATTGACACGGGCACATATAAATTCTAATCAATAATCAATAGACCAATACGTGTTTCTGAAAAAACACTGTTAAGATTTTATTAAGTTAGGCGCGGCTTGTAATAAGTATGCTTAATT
This DNA window, taken from Hydractinia symbiolongicarpus strain clone_291-10 chromosome 15, HSymV2.1, whole genome shotgun sequence, encodes the following:
- the LOC130629054 gene encoding glutamine--fructose-6-phosphate aminotransferase [isomerizing] 2-like — protein: MCGIFAYLNYGIPRSRKHILDTLVNGLQRLEYRGYDSAGLAVDSDDQVGVDSLQISIIKNKGKVKCLNDKILAQKDIVFEKEFNVHLGISHTRWATHGEPSALNAHPQRSDDKNEFVVVHNGIITNYKDIKQYLAKKGYFTESETDTEVIAKLLKFLYDRDIKSDNKNKLTFQELVEQVIRQLEGAFALVFKSCQFPNQCVATRRGSPLLIGVKSDKPITVDQIPVLSSQKCPTELASDERSTIEYSSTTQNFCVADDESGMEYFFASDASAIVEHTKRVIFLEDGDLAWVKNGNLQIARMNNSTPPTRDVQTLQIEIQELMKGSYSTFMQKEIMEQPESVYNTMRGRVNFEQNKVILGGLVSHMDYIKRCRRLIFIACGTSYHSAVATRQLLEELTELPVMVELASDFLDRNTPIFRDDVCFFISQSGETADTLMALRYCKSRGALLVGITNTVGSSISRETMCGVHINAGPEIGVASTKAYTSQFLALVMFGVMMAEDRISKQDRVRDIIQALKTFPEKVSEVLKLDEEIHKIAERICNQKSLLMMGRGYQFATCLEGALKVKEITYMHSEGILAGELKHGPLALVDKDMPVLMIALRDKTYDKCMNALQQVLARKGRPIIICSKGDEETKKHGYASLEIPTVPDCLAGVLTVIPLQLLSFHLAVLRGYDVDFPRNLAKSVTVE